The nucleotide sequence CACCAGTCCCCCTCATGATTCCTACAGCATTTGGATTTCCATTGAAGTCTTTCCGATCAGAACAAAAGGACGGATGAACAGTCAGACCGTTATCCCCGATTTCCCAAATATCCATTTCTAGTCCCAGCTCGCGGCATTTTTCTATGATGACCGCCTGCGCTCCACTTTCATTCCCTCTTGTACTTGGTTCCTGGACCAATTTTTGCAAAAGCCGTGTCCCTCTTATTCTGCTTTCTTTAATGTAATTCCTCACCTTTTGCTCAGCAGATTGCATGATATCAGCCCCTTTAATATTCAATAATCCGGAGATCCTCGACGATTGAAAAATCGCATGCGGTCTTAGCGGTAACTTCAGGAATTGTATGTGGTGCAAAAAGTTCAGAGAGAATTATAGAACCTTCAATTATTTTAAATACTGCGAGGTCGGTGATAATAATGTCGACACAGTTTTCGGCGGTCAAAGGCAATGTGCATGATTCGACTATTTTGGGTACACCATTTTTGTCTGTATGATTCATCAATACTGCTACTTTTCCTGCCTTTTGTGCTAGCTCCATCGCTCCGCCCATGCCCGGAACCTTCTTTCCGGGGACGATCCAATTTGCAAGGTCTCCATTTTGGCTAACCTGCAAGGATCCTAGAATAGTAAGGTCAACCCTCCCTCTCCGAATCATTCCGAACGCCACAGAACTATCACAATAAGAGGAACCCTCCATGACTGTTACCGGGAAACCACCTGCGTTACACAGGTTTTCATCCTCAAAACCCTTTTCGGGCGACCTTCCCATTCCAACAATTCCATTTTCAGCATGGAACATCACCATCGTTTTTTTTGCAAGGTGGTTTGGTACTAGAGAGGGAATCCCTATGCCTAGATTGACAACCATGCCCGGAGAGATTTCTTCGGCGGCTCGTCTGGCCATTCTATTTCTGACATCTATTCCCATGCCCATTTCCAATTCACCCCTCCAGAAGGAATTACCATATCCACGAATACACCTGGCGTCACGATTTCTTCAGGATCCAGGCTTCCAAGAGGAACTATTTCCTCAGCTTCCGCTATCGTGAAATTTCCAGCCATCGCCACGAGCGGATTTGTATTCCTGGCACTTTTATCGAAGACAAGGTTTCCATAAGGGTCTGCCTTTTTGGCATAAACAATCGAAACCTCTGCAGTCAATGCTGTTTCAATCAAATAATCTTTGCCGTTCAAGGTCATTCTTTTTTTGCCTTTTGCAACGAAGTCATGATCAACGCCTACATCTGTCAATATTGCGCCAAGACCCATTCCACCTGCCCTGATCCGTTCCGTCAGAGTTCCCTGTGGCGAGAACTCAACCTCCAGTTCACCCTTTGTCATCAGTTCACCGGCTACTGGATTTGACCCAATATGGGAGGCGATCACTTTCTTCGCCTTGCCTCGGCTGACAATTTTCCCAATGCCGATTTCAGGGAAACCTGTATCATTTCCTATCAGCACAAGATCTTTTATTTCTTTTTCAAGAATGCCATCAATCAGGTCGGGAGGTGAACCGACTCCACCAAATCCGCCAAACATCAAAGTCATCCCATCATAAAAATGCTCCATTGCCTGCTCAAGCGTCGCAATTTTCCCAAATGGATTTTCCATCTACTTTTCAACTCCATTTTCATAAGGAAATCCCAGTATTCTATACACTTCAATGAATGTTGCTTTCAGTAAGGTGATTAACTCGTCAATCTCACGTTTTGTGATGGTCAGCGGCGGTGCGATTATCACTGCATCTCCTGACACACCATCCAGGCCAGCGCCTGCAGGATACAACAATATCCCATGATCCCTGCCCGATTTTACAACTAACTCTGTTAACTTCATGCTTCGTTCGAACGGGATTTTTGCGCCTGGCAGCTTGACAAATTCAAGACCAAGCAGCAAGCCTTTGCCCCTGACATCTCCTATAAAATCAAACTGATTTTTTAACTTAACAAGTTTATTTTTCAGGTAAACTGACTTTGATTCCACATCACTTAAAACTTTATTGTTCTCAAGGTATTCCAATACCGCCAGCGCAGTGGCGCATGATTGTGGATTTGCGCTAAGTGTATGGCCGCTCATTATCGATTTAGAGCCATTCAGAATTGGCTCCATGACGTGATCACTGACGACCGTCGCTGCGATTGGGGCATATCCTGCGCCCATTCCCTTACCGAGTGCGACAATATCGGGAATGACGTTCCAGTGTTCCGATGCCAGCATCGGCCCTGTTCTGCCAAAGCCTGTCATCACTTCATCCGCAATGAATAATATATTGTTTTCGTCACAAATCTTTTTAATTGTTTCATAGTAACCTTTCGGGGGAGAGATTGCCCCTCCAGCAGCGCCAATCACCGGTTCTGCAATAAACCCGGCAATATGGTCGGAACCAATCCGTTTTATCGCTCCTTCAAGCTCCATCGCACATAAATAACCGCATTCAGGTGCTGAGCTTTGATATGGACAGCGATAGCAATATGGAGGTGAAATCGACGGAAATTCCTCAAGCAATGGGACAAATCTTGCTCTTCTTCCTGGATGTCCTGACATTGAAAGAGCACCAAGAGTGATCCCATGATAGCTAATCCATCTAGATAAAATTTTTGTTTTAGACTTAATTCCTTTCTCCTGCCAGTACTGGATCGCTATTTTCAGCGCCGTTTCTGTTGCCTCTGAACCACTATTTACAAAGAAACTCCAATTTAGATCCCCCGGCAAAGCTTCAGCAAGTTTTTCTGCCAGCTTTTCAGCTGCCTCACTGGTGAATTGAGAGCGGTAGACAAAAGACACCCGTTTGGACTGTTCATGCATTGCCAATATAATTTCCGGAACTCCGTGTCCAATATTTGCCGTAACAGCCCCGGATGCAGCATCAAGGTATTTCTTCCCATCTTTATCAAAAAGAAAGATACCTTTTCCATAGTCAATCTCTGGATAGCTCTCATCCAGGGCAGGTTTGATCAAGTAGGACGGCTTCATAACTTCACTCCATTCACCGCAATTAAATTAAATGGACATTCTGTAAATTGTATGAAGTGAAAAGGGGAATCTTTCTTGAAGATGTAAAAAATAAGTGGTATTAGCCTGGGATTTTTACTAAGGGGAGGACGGAAATATTTCCGAAAATGAGGACTAGTTACTTTGGACAAATTCTGCTCTTCCGTTGGCTATTCTATCCGAACCCGGGGTTTCTTCGGACAAAACCTTCTCTTCCACCAGCTGTTTTGTCTGAACCTGGATTAAATTAAGACAGGTTTGGGTGCATCTGGCTAAAGCTGTCAAGAAAGTGGTGGTATTATGACAGGTTCAGGCGCATCGAGCCAAAAGTTGTCAAGAAAGTGGAGCAATTAAGACAGGTTCAGGGGCATCTGGCCAAAAGTTGTCAAGAATACAGAGGATTTATGACAGGTTCAGGGGCATCGGGCCAAAACTGTCAAGAAAGTGGAGCAATTAAGACAGGTTCAGGGGCATCGGGCCAAAAGTTGTCAAGAATACAGAGGATTTATGACAGGTTCAGGGGCATCGGGCCAAAAGCTGTCAAGAAAGTGGAGCAATTAAGACAGGTTCAGGGGCATCGGGCCAAAAGTTGTCAAGAATACAGAGGATTTATGACAGGTTCAGGGGCATCGGGCCAAAAGCTGTCTAGAAAGTGGAGCCATTATGACAGGTTCAGGGGCATCGAGCCAAAAGTTGTCAAGAAAGTGGTGGTATTATGACAGGTTCGGGGGCATCGGGCCAAAAGCTGTCAAGAAAGTGGCGGTATTATGACAGGTTCGGGTACATCGAGCCAAAAGCTGTCAAGAATACAGTGGATTTATGACAGGCTCGGGTGCATCAGGCCAAAAGCTGTCAAGAAAGTGGTGGTATTATGACAGCTTCGGGTACATCGAGCCAAAAGCTGTCAAGAATACAGTGGATTTATGACAGGTTCGGTTGCATCAGACCAAAAGCTGTCAAGAAAGTGGTGGTATTATGACAGGTTCGGGGGCATCGAGCCAAAAGTTGTCAAAAAAGAACTTGGGACTACTTCTAGACGATACCTGCCCTTTCAACAGCCTCTTATCTGAACCTGCATCCAGCCCTCCCCTCCTTATATTCCTGATAGTTTATCAGCAATTTCCAGGCAGAAAAAGACACCTGTAAAAGGTGTCCTGAAAAGTGTAAAATCCTATTCATTTTGTTCAATAAATATTTCGGTTTCGCTATCCACGGCTTTTACTGTAGCAACTGCCCCGATCGGCAGTGTTGCAAAAGGCTGGACATGCCCAAAATTGACATTTGCGATAATTGGTATATTCCGCAGCTCTTCCTTACTGGAAATGATCTTTCTTAATGCCTCTTCGGTAATATTGGAGTTCTTTTGGAAACGCCCAATCAAAAGTGCTTTTATTGAAGCAGCATCCGGAAGATGAAGCAGCGATTGCAGGTCCCTGTCGAAGCTCCTGGAATGGCTTTCTTCATCATCTTCAATGAATAGGATACTTTCTTTCAAGGAAGGCATGAAATCTGTACCCTGCAGAAGGTTCATCGTACAGAGATTCCCGCCGATCAATCTTCCCTCAGCTTCTCCTTCTTGGAGGATTAGGTATCCACTCTGTTCATGAAATGTCCGATTTTCCTGGTCGAGATACCATGCATCGTCAGACCAGGTTTTAGATGGAACTATCTCATATGGGGAATCATTGGTGACTGCCTCCAAAAACGATTCCAAAGTATATTCAAGTCCATGCTTGACGCCAAAGCTAGAGAAATGGGGTCCTGAATAGGTAACGAGACCAGTTTTTTGATAGATTGCCAACTGCAACGCTGTAATGTCACTGTATCCGCAAAAAACCTTCGGATTAGCAGCAATCAGATCGAAATCAATATATTTTAGCAGTTGATTAGAATTATAGCCGCCAATTGCCGTTAGGATCCCTTTAACATTTGGATCTGCAAAAGCGTCATGCAAGTCCTCGATCCTTTCAGCAATGGTAGAGCTGAAAAACTCGTCATGCGCATCTGCGTTCTTCCCGAATGTCACATTGAATCCCAATTTAGTCAATCTTTCAACAGCCAAATCGACCTGGGCTTCCTTCAAAATGATCATGCTGGTGGCTGGCGCGATTACTCTTATTTCATCCCCTGGCACTAATTTAGGTGCAAACATTATCTCCCCGCCTCTTCTATATATATAATTTTATTCTATCAGAGAAAAGGAAGGGTGTAAGCATGTTTAGACAAGTGCAGGCTCTGTTTTCCGGCCATCCTTGGTTTTTTCGATTATGTCGGTCGCAATCCAAACTCCGCATGCGCTCGCCTGTGCCAGTCCCCTCGTGATCCCGGCTCCGTCCCCTCCAACATACAGGCCGCGAATTTCCGTTTCAAACCTGTCATTCAACTTGGGCCTTGCGGAATAGAATTTCGCCTCCACTCCGTAAAACAAAGTATGGTCTGAAGCAAGTCCTGGAGTAACTTGGTTCAGCGCTTCCGTCATTTCGATCAAACTTTTCAGCGTGTTATATGGAAGGACTAGTCCTAAATCTCCTGGAACAGCTTCCTTCATAGTCGGTTCTAAAAATCCTTCTTTAATTCTTTTTTCCGTTGATCGTCGCCCTTTTAAAATATCACCGTATTTCTGCACAATCAGTCCTCCATTTGAAAGACTATTTGCTAACCTGGAAATTTCATGAGCATATTCATTGGGCTTGTCGAATGGCTCAGAAAATGTATGTGATACAAGCAAAGCAAAGTTAGTATTTTTGCTTCCTAGATTAGGATCTTTGTAGGCATGTCCATTTGCAAGCATGATACCAGAATGGTTCTCGACGACAACATGTCCAGATGGATTGCTGCAGAATGTTCTCACACTAGTTCCTACGGACGTATTGAAAATAAATTTACCTTCGTATAAATGTTCATTTATTTCCTCCATGACGACATTGGACGTTTCAACACGAACACCAATATCGACCTGGTTATTGATCATCTTAAGCCTTCTCTTTTTCAAAAGCTGTGTCAGCCATTTGGAGCCATCCCTTCCTGGGGCGACGACAACTTTATCTGCGAAAATCTTTTCACCGCTTTTCAGCTCAACACCCATAACCCTATGGCCATCAGGAGTTCTTTCGGTAATCAAGTCTTCAATTTCTGTCTTGAAGGCCATATCCACCTTATCTTTTAAATACTCAAAAATATTTTTCAGAATCTCGAGATTCTGTTCGGTACCAAGGTGGCGTACCTGAGCTCTCAGCAGCTTCAAACCTGCAGCATATCCCCTGCGCTCGATTTCTCTGACCTTATCTGTCATAGGATCGGTTATGCTTTCAGTTGCACCATGCTTGAGGTTGATTTCATCTACATATTTTATTAGTTCGACAACTTTTGAATCTGGAAGGTAATCCGTCATCCATCCGCCGAATTCACTTGTAATATTGAACTTTCCATCAGAATATGCCCCGGCACCGCCAAACCCATTCGTGATCGAACATGCCGGCAGGCAACCCGCAAAATCCTTCTTCCCGGCTGGCGGCGGGCATTTCTCAATCTTCTTCTGCAAAATCGGGCAGTTCCTCCGATAAATATCGTGACCTTTATCAACTAGCAATACCTTCGCGCCAGGCATCTTCAACGATAATTCATAGCAAGTAAAAATACCTGCCGGACCTGCTCCAACGACAATCACATCATAGTTTGTATTCATTCAGCATCCCCCGCCAATCAGTTTTTTGCTTAACCATTGGTAAATATAACAAATGACAGCAAAGGAGTCAACTAAAATCACGAACTATATTTCATAAATCATTAAATAATGTTCGTGTTTAAATTAAAAAATAAGGGATTGCCTGCTGTCAGACAACCCCTCAAGCTATTTTTATCTCAGTTCATTGTTTTTACCAGTTATAGCTGCAGCACGCACCAATGATGATTAACAAGATGAACAATACAACGATCAATGCAAAACCGCCGTATCCATAACCAGCACCTGCCACTCCTGCATAAGGATAACCTCCGCCACAGAAAGTGCCATAAGCTGGTCCTGTTGCAGCTGGTGCAGTTACAGGCATTGGGGCATTATCATATCCGTACATTAAAAACCACTCCTCGTTTGTTTTTGAATTGCTTTCCCTTTACGGTATGATATGGGTACTTGACCCGTTTGTGCATTAGCCTATTTTTTTAAATTTAACGTTTTGCTCTGTAAGATGGAGATGGATATCCTTTAAAACCCTTATAAAGTCACACTCAAGTAAGAAAATTTTATTTTCAATGGTCCAGTTATAGCGGTTAAAATAATGATAAAGACCTTTTTTCCGGAGGGATACCAACAAGAATGAAATCCAACCCTAAAAAAATATTCAGTGTAGTTTTCCTTACCGCCGCAGTTATTTCCTTTTTAGCGATACAGTCAGACCATTCTTTTTCCGAAGATTTAACAGTATATGAAAAAATCAAAGCAGGTTCATCTTTTAATTATTTAATAATCGGAGACAGCATTGGACGAGGTGCTGGCGCAGAGAATAAAGATTTGCGCTGGTACAGCCAGCTAGAGGTGCTTCTTGAGGATTTCAGCGGGGCCCGGGCACGCAGGAATATGATCGTCCAAAGCGGAGCAACCTCCTTCGAAGGAATTTACAAACTGCAAAAGTCTCCAAAATTCCGGGACATTGAACTCATCTTCATTGTTTTTGGAGAAAATGACCGTAAGTACATGGCACCCGAGCAGTTTACTTATTTTTATGAAAACTTAATTCGTAATGCAAAGGAGCGTTATCCTGGCTCAGAAATCATCACCATCATTGAAAGTCCCTTAAAACAAGAACAATTTGCGGAAACGATTAATAGAGTTTCCGCCCATTACGGAGCAAAGCCACTGGACATGCGCATTCCTTTCAAGCAATCAGGGATGCTGACAGAGCAGCTTACGACTGATACAGTACATCCTAACGGTAAAGGATATCAGTTGTACGCTTCTGCCATTCTTGACCTGATCAAGAATAATATCAGAATAGATGCCGAGATTGCCAGTCTGCCTAAACCCTTAACCAGGGATCAAACCTTATACCTGTCTGAAAGAAAGCATGTATCTGACAGCAATGGATTCACCATCGAAAATGGTATAAATATTAGCAAGAGACCTGGAGATTATCTAGAGTACGAGTTCGACGGCTCCATTCTTGGGGTAAAGGCAATTCGAAGTCAGGACGGGGGAAAGCTCAAGGTTTATATTGACGGGGAATATGTCAGGACAATTTCCACCTGGTGGCCTTTTACTCGTGAAAGGTATCTATATATCGCAAGCGGCCTGGATAATGGGGGACACACTGTTCGTTTTGAAACCGCAGAAAATGCTTATCCAAACACCCCCACTGAAAAGACAGTCATCCAGATTCAATCGATTATCCTCGCCAATGTTAAGAAAAAATAATCATAGAAAAATCCAGTTAAAAAGTGTATGATACTTCCATATGTTTTGAATAAGGAGTTTACAATGAAAAGTGTCCTAAAGAATTTCATCAATGGGATCCTGACAATAGTCCCGATCATTCTTGTTATCTATGTCACCTATAAAACCTTCATGTTTTTAGACAGCCTTCTTGGAAATGTTTTGAAACCATATTTGCAAGAACGGTACATTCCTGGTATCGGCCTTCTGACAACGCTTATCCTGATCACCATTCTCGGGTGGTTGTCCACTCGCTTCATCACCGGAAGTATCATCAAGCTAATTGATAAACTACTGGAAAAAACCCCATTTGTAAAAACGGTTTATTCTGTTATAAAAGATACGGTCCATTCCTTCCTTGGTGAGAAAAAGTCGTTTTCCAAGGTAGCTTTGGTTACGATTCCCGGAACCAATATGAAGAGTCTTGGCTTCATTACTACAGAAAACCTGAAGGCATTCCATGAGCCATTATCAGAGCATGTTGCTATCTACGTGCCCCAAACGTTCCAGGTAGCAGGTTTCACCTTCCTGATCCCCAAAACCGACGTGGAAATCATTGATGTCAAGCCCGAAGATGCAATGAAATTCATCCTCTCTGGCGGAATGACTTCTTCTAATGGCCAAAAGTCTGTTAACGAAAACAGCCGCTGATTCAGCGGCTGTTTTTCTTCAGGCTTTTTGAGGGTTCCATTCCACTTCTACCTGATAGGTTCATAGTTCTATTCGATTATGCACGAACACGGGTTTACACAACTATTCAAAGGTCACTTCCAGGATTGGTGTCGTACCATTTTCAACATTTCCTTCTGTTAAAACTTTTAAAGAGGCAGCCTGGTCTGAGTTGGTGATAATGACTGGTGTTACAGCACTCTTTGCCTTTTCGCTTATAATTCCGATATCAAAGGTCACCAGCTTCTCCCCTGCCTTCACTGTATCCCCTTGCTTCACATGCGTTTCGAAGCCTTCTCCCTTGAGGGAAACAGTCTCCAACCCAATATGGATCAATATCTCTGCTCCGTTTTTTGCCCTGATTCCTACAGCGTGCTTAGTCGGGAAAACCTGCATGATTTCACCATCGATCGGCGATACAACAACCCCTTCTGTTGGCTCAATCGCCAATCCGTCCCCCATCATTTTTTCAGAAAAAACAGGATCCGGAACTGCACTTAAATTGACTGCATTACCCGTAATTGGTGCTACCAGCTGGATTGTTTTAAGCGGCTCTTCTTTTTTTCCGAATAGCTTTTTAAACATACGTATCATCCCTTCCATTCTTAGAGGTTTGATTAATCCTGGAACAGCTTGAGGTATTCTCCATACCCTTCCTCTTCCATTTTTTCTTTCGGAACAAACCTCAGAGCTGCCGAATTAATGCAGTATCGGAGCCCATTCTCTCCGGGACCATCATCAAACACATGGCCCAAATGAGAATCTGCTGTTTTACTGCGCACTTCAGTCCTGACCATAAAATGGCTCAGGTCCTGTTTTTCGATTACTTCTTCCTCCATGATCGGCTTTGTGAAGCTTGGCCAGCCGCAACCCGCATCATATTTGTCCCGTGAACTAAATAATGCCTCGCCTGAGACGACATCGACATATATTCCTTCTCTCAGATCATTCCAATATTCATTCCTGAATGGAGGTTCTGTCCCATTATTTTGCGTAACCTCATACTGCATGGGGGTCAATCTTTTCTTTAACTCCTCTGGATTTTTCTTCATTATTTCTTTTCCCCCCAATGATTCTTTATAAAAGCTGATCGTCCTGAACCGATATGATAAGCATTGTATCTCTCAGGGTTTTTCTTATAATATCCCTGATGATAGGTCTCCGCAGGATAAAATGTTTTTGCCGGCAGAATTTCTGTCACGATAGGCTTTGAGAATACACCGCTTTCCTCAAGCTTATTTTTCGATTCTTCCGCTAACTGTCTTTGTTTTTCATTATGATAAAAAATCGCGGTTTTGTAAGACTGTCCCCTGTCGTAAAACTGACCTCCTGGATCGGTCGGATCTATTTGCTGCCAGTATAACTCCAACAGCTTTTCATAAGGAAAAATATCTGAATTGAATGTGATTTGTACTGCTTCATAATGACCGGTTGTCTCGCTGCAAACCTGTTCATATGTAGGATTCTCAGTTGTGCCTCCAGTATAGCCGGAAACAACGCTGACAATCCCCGGCTGCTCATCAAACGGCTTGACCATACACCAGAAACAGCCTCCGGCAAATGTCGCAAGCTCTTGATTACCTTTTTCCATATTGACACCTTCTTTCAAGCTTTGGATGAAATAATGAAACACTCTACTCAAATACTTATTCCCTATTGTATAACTTTTCAAGCAAAAAACACATTCAGAACCCTTATACAGAAACAGCCCCTTCCAATGAAGGGGCTGTTTCTTATTTCCGTTTGTGCTTTACACTATGGCGGACTTCCTTACTGATGTTTTTCCAGTGCCTTTTTTCTTCAGCTTGAGCCTTTTTATCTAGCTTCCTGTCAATATAGGCCAGTTCTTTTTGCAGCTTTTTATAGCTGAAAAGCCTGTTTTCATCGAGACGGCCTTCGCTGATGGCTGACCAAACTGCACAGCCCGGTTCGTTTTTATGCGTACAATCTCGAAATTTGCATGTATCAGCAAATTGCTCAATATCCGCGAAGCTTTCGTTGATTCCTTCTTCACTTGACCAAAGCTGGATTTCCCTCATTCCCGGTGTGTCAATTAGTATCGCTCCACCAGGAAGCAGAACCATTTCCCGGTGGGTCGTAGTATGCTTGCCCTTATCATCGCTTTCCCTAATTTCCTGGACCAGCTGCTTTTCAAATCCTGTGAAGTAATTGACAAGGCTTGACTTGCCGACTCCTGAAGAACCTATTAAGGCGACTGTTTTACCGGGAGCAAGAAATGGTTTTATTTCCTGGATTCCCGTCCCCTCGAGAACGCTTACTGCAATTACAGGTACCCCGATAGCCACTGTTGAGACTTGATCCATCTTGTCCTTTAAATCTGTCACTAAGTCAGCTTTGCTCAAAATGATGACAGGGTTTGAACCACTTTCCCAGGCAAGCAGCAGGTATCGCTCAATCCTTCTCAGATTCAAATCATCATTAAGTGAATTTACGATGAACACTGTATCAACATTCGCTGCGACAATTTGTTCCTCGGTAACCTGCCCTGCAGCCTTTCTGGAAAACTTGCTTTTACGCGGCAAGATTCCCTTGATTATCCCTCGCTTTTCCCCTGGAGAAGTTTGCACGGCAACCCAGTCACCAACTGCCGGCAGGTCTTCACGGCTGATTGCATCAAATGTCAATTTGCCAGCTAGAGTGCAGAGGTATTCTCCATCTTCCAGCCAAACCCGGTAACTATGCTTATGCTCTAACGCAACTCTGCCCAACTTGAATCCATCAGGATAATTTTCATTAAAATGGCTGTTCAATTCAGCCGTCATTCCGATATTTTCAAAATTCTTCAAATCGATTTTCCTCCATCACGCTTTTAGTAATATAAAAAACCACAGGCACGCACAGCCCGTGGTTCATAAGCATGGAGAAAAAAGACTAATAGTCGATTGTTCCGCTTAGGTTAGGGGGCCGTGCAACAAGTAACGGTCATCATCAATACATTTAACATTCTGCTCATTGCACTCCACCTACCTCTCATTAAGTTACTTATAGTATATGGAAAAACATTCCTCATGTAAAGCATAAATTATAACTTTTCAAAAACAACTGACTCTGATTCGCACCTATTGCGCCCAATTTGCATATTTTACATTTGAGCATTCAATAAATTTAGGAGTGAGGGGTATGTCGATTAGGAACCAGAATGATTACCTGCATAAAGCGGCCATGTATGATTTATTGGCTAATTACTATAAATACCTTGATCCAAATATGCACGTTATGTATTACCACAAGCACCTGCGAAATTTGAATAAGGCCGTCCAGTTAATGCGCTCTTATACTGTTCCGGCTAGTCCATCCAACACATTACCATCCATGATGCGTTTTTTGCACGCTTCTCCGGCGGTGAAGGATGTCGATATTTATTTGAATGGCAGCCGAGTGCTCCGCGACTTCAGTTATAAAACCAACAGCAGCCATATGCAGCTCCCGCCAGGCAAATATCAAGTCGACATATATCCTGCAGGAGAAAGCGTTTCTACTGTGATCAGCAAAAAGATTATAGTCGAACCAGGAAGGATTTACACAGCTGCAATTACCGGGCCAGCCAATAACCTTAGGCTACTAACATTTGAAGACAAACCACAAACACCGGTAGGAGAAACTAAAGCCAGATTTATCCACCTTTCTCCGGATGCGCCGGCTGTAGATATCACAGGAAAAAATGGAGATGTCATATTTCCGAACGTGCCCTATAAACAGGCTACTACTTATCTGGCCCTGACCCCTATGACCGTTACGCTGGAAGCAAAAGTTGCCGGAACTAAGAATACGGTAGTTACCATCCCCGATGTCAAATTGGAGCCTAACAATGCGTACACAATCGTTGCGGTGGGCACTGCAAAAGGAGAACCTCCAATTGAAGTAATCTTATTGCAAGGTTAATGAGGCCGGGTGACCGGCCTCACTTTTTTCTGCAAAGAGTTCATTTCACGCTTCTAAATGACACTTACTATCAAAGTTTCATATTTTCCTGCTCTTTTCCTCACCTTGAAAAGCGCAAAATATAAAAAGAAGGCACCCTAAAGAGTACCTTCTTAATCTGCTGGAACAAGCAGGGTAAATTTAATGTTGTCCTTTGTTAAATCAAATTCATTTACACGGACCTTGATATCACTTTTCAGCTTCAGCCTCTGCATAGATACGTATACTCTTTCTTCCTTTGGCTGGATGTTTACAGCATCCGGCAAATCGTAGCTGTCCCGGACAAATTTAAGTACCGTTGATACAGGAAGTTTAAGTTTCCCTACTGAAATTGATCTCTGTTTTAAAATTAAATCACCATTTTTCAATGCCTGCGGTTCAAAGGTCAGCCTCAA is from Mesobacillus boroniphilus and encodes:
- a CDS encoding PTS sugar transporter subunit IIA yields the protein MFKKLFGKKEEPLKTIQLVAPITGNAVNLSAVPDPVFSEKMMGDGLAIEPTEGVVVSPIDGEIMQVFPTKHAVGIRAKNGAEILIHIGLETVSLKGEGFETHVKQGDTVKAGEKLVTFDIGIISEKAKSAVTPVIITNSDQAASLKVLTEGNVENGTTPILEVTFE
- a CDS encoding DUF502 domain-containing protein encodes the protein MKSVLKNFINGILTIVPIILVIYVTYKTFMFLDSLLGNVLKPYLQERYIPGIGLLTTLILITILGWLSTRFITGSIIKLIDKLLEKTPFVKTVYSVIKDTVHSFLGEKKSFSKVALVTIPGTNMKSLGFITTENLKAFHEPLSEHVAIYVPQTFQVAGFTFLIPKTDVEIIDVKPEDAMKFILSGGMTSSNGQKSVNENSR
- the rsgA gene encoding ribosome small subunit-dependent GTPase A, giving the protein MTAELNSHFNENYPDGFKLGRVALEHKHSYRVWLEDGEYLCTLAGKLTFDAISREDLPAVGDWVAVQTSPGEKRGIIKGILPRKSKFSRKAAGQVTEEQIVAANVDTVFIVNSLNDDLNLRRIERYLLLAWESGSNPVIILSKADLVTDLKDKMDQVSTVAIGVPVIAVSVLEGTGIQEIKPFLAPGKTVALIGSSGVGKSSLVNYFTGFEKQLVQEIRESDDKGKHTTTHREMVLLPGGAILIDTPGMREIQLWSSEEGINESFADIEQFADTCKFRDCTHKNEPGCAVWSAISEGRLDENRLFSYKKLQKELAYIDRKLDKKAQAEEKRHWKNISKEVRHSVKHKRK
- the msrA gene encoding peptide-methionine (S)-S-oxide reductase MsrA, translating into MEKGNQELATFAGGCFWCMVKPFDEQPGIVSVVSGYTGGTTENPTYEQVCSETTGHYEAVQITFNSDIFPYEKLLELYWQQIDPTDPGGQFYDRGQSYKTAIFYHNEKQRQLAEESKNKLEESGVFSKPIVTEILPAKTFYPAETYHQGYYKKNPERYNAYHIGSGRSAFIKNHWGEKK
- the msrB gene encoding peptide-methionine (R)-S-oxide reductase MsrB, with product MKKNPEELKKRLTPMQYEVTQNNGTEPPFRNEYWNDLREGIYVDVVSGEALFSSRDKYDAGCGWPSFTKPIMEEEVIEKQDLSHFMVRTEVRSKTADSHLGHVFDDGPGENGLRYCINSAALRFVPKEKMEEEGYGEYLKLFQD
- a CDS encoding DUF4397 domain-containing protein produces the protein MSIRNQNDYLHKAAMYDLLANYYKYLDPNMHVMYYHKHLRNLNKAVQLMRSYTVPASPSNTLPSMMRFLHASPAVKDVDIYLNGSRVLRDFSYKTNSSHMQLPPGKYQVDIYPAGESVSTVISKKIIVEPGRIYTAAITGPANNLRLLTFEDKPQTPVGETKARFIHLSPDAPAVDITGKNGDVIFPNVPYKQATTYLALTPMTVTLEAKVAGTKNTVVTIPDVKLEPNNAYTIVAVGTAKGEPPIEVILLQG